A window from Micromonospora terminaliae encodes these proteins:
- a CDS encoding peptide ABC transporter substrate-binding protein — protein sequence MRVSKRASGALAVGAAFALIASGCSSGNDDGGDASASKDGAIVIDGTQPENPLVPANTTETGGGKIVDWLWSGLVEYPNNGGAPQNLLAESIDTSDSKVFKIKIKQNTKFHDGTTVKAENFVKAWNWAAYGPNGAQNASFFSDIQGFEDTYTEDPDGPDGPKKPAEPKAKELSGLKVVDDWNFEVTLSSPTAVFPTKLGYSAFMPLPDAFFNTTPAEFGKKPIGNGPVKLVSWQDDVELKLTRFDDYSLRDKMKIKDVTVKIYQDDTAAYNDLLAGNLDFQQQVPVSSLAGDKWKTDLGERAIQTTIPASGIIAFPIYDKRFQNKDLRRAISLSINRQEITDKIFFGNRKPADSWANPLTPGAEPGNCTACKFDPTEAKRLLQQAGGFQGKLTLSYNADASHKEWMEAVAQQIKTNLNIDAVAVGVPTFAVFRANINAYKMTGAYRAGWQQDYPDVENWINPLYVTGGSSNDGKYSNPQVDALAKEASAAPSLEEAHKKFAEAVKLIDQDVPSMPIYFNGEQSGHSEKIKKLELTNVGELDITSVEL from the coding sequence ATGAGAGTCTCGAAGCGGGCGAGCGGCGCGCTCGCGGTGGGCGCGGCGTTCGCGCTCATCGCGTCCGGCTGCTCCAGCGGTAACGACGACGGCGGCGACGCCAGCGCCAGCAAGGACGGCGCGATCGTCATCGACGGCACCCAGCCGGAGAACCCCCTGGTTCCGGCGAACACCACCGAGACCGGTGGCGGCAAGATCGTCGACTGGCTGTGGAGCGGCCTGGTCGAGTACCCCAACAACGGTGGGGCCCCGCAGAACCTGCTGGCCGAGTCGATCGACACGAGCGACTCGAAGGTCTTCAAGATCAAGATCAAGCAGAACACCAAGTTCCACGACGGCACCACCGTCAAGGCCGAGAACTTCGTCAAGGCCTGGAACTGGGCGGCCTACGGCCCGAACGGCGCGCAGAACGCCTCCTTCTTCTCCGACATCCAGGGCTTCGAGGACACCTACACCGAGGACCCGGACGGCCCGGACGGCCCGAAGAAGCCGGCGGAGCCGAAGGCCAAGGAGCTGTCCGGCCTCAAGGTCGTCGACGACTGGAACTTCGAGGTCACCCTCTCGTCGCCGACCGCCGTGTTCCCGACCAAGCTCGGCTACAGCGCCTTCATGCCGCTGCCGGACGCCTTCTTCAACACGACTCCGGCGGAGTTCGGCAAGAAGCCGATCGGTAACGGCCCGGTCAAGCTCGTCTCCTGGCAGGACGACGTCGAGCTGAAGCTCACCCGCTTCGACGACTACAGCCTGCGCGACAAGATGAAGATCAAGGACGTCACCGTCAAGATCTACCAGGACGACACGGCGGCCTACAACGACCTGCTCGCCGGCAACCTGGACTTCCAGCAGCAGGTCCCGGTCTCCTCGCTCGCGGGCGACAAGTGGAAGACCGACCTGGGCGAGCGGGCGATCCAGACCACGATCCCGGCGAGCGGCATCATCGCCTTCCCGATCTACGACAAGCGGTTCCAGAACAAGGACCTGCGTCGCGCCATCTCCCTGTCGATCAACCGGCAGGAGATCACCGACAAGATCTTCTTCGGTAACCGCAAGCCGGCTGACAGCTGGGCCAACCCGCTGACCCCGGGCGCCGAGCCGGGCAACTGCACCGCCTGCAAGTTCGACCCGACCGAGGCCAAGCGGCTGCTCCAGCAGGCCGGTGGCTTCCAGGGCAAGCTGACCCTGTCGTACAACGCGGACGCCAGCCACAAGGAGTGGATGGAGGCCGTCGCCCAGCAGATCAAGACCAACCTGAACATCGACGCGGTCGCCGTCGGCGTGCCGACCTTCGCGGTCTTCCGGGCGAACATCAACGCCTACAAGATGACCGGTGCCTACCGTGCCGGCTGGCAGCAGGACTACCCGGACGTCGAGAACTGGATCAACCCGCTCTACGTGACCGGCGGTTCCTCGAACGACGGCAAGTACAGCAACCCGCAGGTGGACGCCCTCGCCAAGGAGGCCTCCGCGGCCCCCAGCCTCGAGGAGGCCCACAAGAAGTTCGCCGAGGCCGTCAAGCTGATCGACCAGGACGTCCCGTCCATGCCGATCTACTTCAACGGTGAGCAGTCCGGCCACTCGGAGAAGATCAAGAAGCTGGAGCTGACCAACGTCGGCGAGCTCGACATCACCTCGGTCGAGCTCTGA
- a CDS encoding PIG-L deacetylase family protein translates to MSFPASAPVLPDVRRALAVFAHPDDVDFGCAGTIAGWVAEGIEVAYLIATRGDSGGFDNTPREEMPARREAEQRAAAAAVGVHRVDFLDGHTDGVLTPSLVLRRQISAAIRRFRPDRVLTSSPLRRWEHLTGPSHPDHLAVGEATTCAVYPDSRNRFAFPELLDEGLEPWLVREIWYAGGPGPDHAVDVTDRIDRKIAAMEAHRSQTAHLDVPTWIRDRLTTVADNAGLPPGRLAEAFTVLRTTE, encoded by the coding sequence GTGAGCTTCCCCGCGTCCGCTCCGGTGCTGCCCGACGTCCGTCGAGCCCTCGCGGTTTTTGCCCATCCGGATGATGTCGACTTCGGCTGTGCGGGCACCATCGCCGGCTGGGTGGCCGAGGGTATCGAAGTGGCGTACCTCATCGCCACCCGTGGGGACTCCGGCGGCTTCGACAACACGCCGCGCGAGGAGATGCCGGCCCGGCGGGAGGCGGAGCAGCGGGCGGCGGCCGCCGCGGTCGGCGTACACCGGGTCGACTTCCTGGACGGCCACACCGACGGCGTCCTCACCCCCAGCCTGGTGCTGCGCCGGCAGATCAGCGCCGCGATCCGCCGGTTCCGGCCCGACCGGGTCCTGACCAGCTCGCCGCTGCGGCGCTGGGAACACCTGACCGGCCCGAGCCACCCCGACCACCTGGCCGTCGGCGAGGCCACCACCTGCGCGGTCTACCCGGACTCGCGCAACCGCTTCGCCTTCCCCGAGCTGCTCGACGAGGGGCTGGAGCCGTGGCTGGTCCGGGAGATCTGGTACGCCGGCGGACCCGGCCCGGACCACGCCGTCGACGTGACCGACCGGATCGACCGCAAGATCGCCGCGATGGAGGCGCACCGGTCGCAGACCGCCCACCTGGACGTGCCCACCTGGATCCGGGACCGGCTCACCACCGTGGCCGACAACGCCGGCCTCCCGCCCGGGCGGCTGGCCGAGGCGTTCACGGTGCTGCGCACCACCGAGTGA
- a CDS encoding response regulator gives MVEQEPVEGAAPRDGRLRVFLVDDHAMFRAGVRAELGARVEVVGEASTVAEAVSRIAAMQPDVVLLDVHMPDGGGRAVLEAMRRTHPQVRFLALSVSDAAEDVIGLIRAGARGYVTKTISPEELTDAIRRVADGDAVFSPRLAGFVLDAFASRPDAPVADPELDQLTNREREVLRLLARGYAYKEIARELYISIKTVETHVSNVLRKLQMSNRYELSRWAADRRLV, from the coding sequence ATGGTCGAGCAGGAACCGGTCGAGGGCGCGGCGCCCCGGGACGGGCGGCTGCGGGTGTTCCTCGTCGACGACCACGCGATGTTCCGGGCCGGCGTTCGCGCCGAACTCGGCGCGCGCGTCGAGGTGGTCGGCGAGGCCAGCACGGTGGCGGAGGCGGTCAGCCGGATCGCGGCGATGCAGCCGGACGTGGTGCTGCTCGACGTGCACATGCCCGACGGCGGTGGCCGGGCCGTGCTGGAGGCGATGCGGCGTACCCACCCGCAGGTGCGGTTCCTCGCCCTGAGCGTGTCCGACGCCGCCGAGGACGTGATCGGGCTGATCCGGGCGGGTGCCCGGGGCTACGTCACGAAGACCATCTCGCCCGAGGAGCTGACCGACGCGATCCGGCGGGTGGCCGACGGGGACGCGGTGTTCAGCCCGCGGCTGGCCGGCTTCGTGCTGGACGCCTTCGCGTCCCGGCCGGACGCGCCGGTGGCCGATCCGGAGCTGGACCAGCTCACCAACCGGGAGCGCGAGGTGCTCCGGCTGCTCGCGCGGGGGTACGCGTACAAGGAGATCGCCCGGGAGCTCTACATCTCGATAAAGACCGTCGAGACCCACGTCTCCAACGTGCTGCGCAAGCTCCAGATGTCCAACCGCTACGAGCTGTCCCGCTGGGCCGCCGACCGCCGCCTGGTCTGA
- a CDS encoding ATP-binding protein gives MTPHPPRLYRATEHRLAAGVAAGIAEHLGISVLRVRVAFMVLLGLSGLGLLLYAAFWAVVPPRPGDTAVPPRRDLAQLLPFVAIGLGVLLLQVVAFDSVGAAGTAGWLVAIIAVGAGVIWHQSAPERRRQWGGSMAVPWLGAVVEESDRRAFVLRFIGGGVLVAVGIIGVAAVYSPAQNFDAVLNGIIFALVGLAGVGVVTGPVLWRTWNQLRSEREGRIREQERAELAAMVHDQVLHTLALIQRNAGDVKTVQRLARGQERSLRNWLYKPTASPTERFAAALEQAAAEVEDTFAITVETVVVGDRETDERVGALVAAAREALVNAARHAEVQTVSLYAEVEPEQVSAFVRDRGKGFDPDTVEDHRHGVRGSIIGRMKRHGGRAEIRSEPGEGTEVRLILPISGSGSTAERDR, from the coding sequence GTGACCCCGCACCCCCCGCGCCTCTACCGGGCCACCGAGCACCGGCTGGCCGCCGGGGTGGCCGCCGGCATCGCCGAGCACCTGGGCATCTCGGTGCTCCGGGTCCGGGTGGCCTTCATGGTGCTGCTCGGCCTGAGCGGTCTCGGGCTGCTGCTCTACGCCGCGTTCTGGGCGGTCGTACCGCCGCGGCCCGGCGACACCGCCGTCCCGCCCCGCCGCGACCTCGCCCAGCTGCTGCCGTTCGTGGCGATCGGGCTGGGCGTGCTGCTGCTCCAGGTCGTCGCCTTCGACTCGGTCGGCGCGGCCGGCACCGCCGGCTGGCTGGTGGCGATCATCGCGGTCGGCGCCGGGGTGATCTGGCACCAGTCCGCGCCGGAGCGCCGCCGACAGTGGGGCGGTTCGATGGCGGTGCCTTGGCTGGGCGCGGTGGTGGAGGAGAGCGACCGGCGCGCGTTCGTGCTCCGCTTCATCGGCGGCGGGGTGCTCGTCGCCGTCGGCATCATCGGCGTGGCGGCGGTCTACTCCCCGGCGCAGAACTTCGACGCGGTGCTCAACGGGATCATCTTCGCGCTGGTCGGGCTGGCCGGCGTGGGCGTGGTGACCGGCCCGGTGCTCTGGCGTACGTGGAACCAGCTCCGCTCGGAGCGCGAGGGGCGGATCCGGGAGCAGGAGCGGGCCGAGCTGGCCGCCATGGTGCACGACCAGGTGCTGCACACCCTCGCCCTGATCCAGCGCAACGCCGGCGACGTGAAGACGGTGCAGCGGCTGGCCCGGGGCCAGGAGCGGTCGCTGCGGAACTGGCTCTACAAGCCGACCGCCTCGCCGACCGAGCGCTTCGCGGCCGCTCTGGAGCAGGCCGCCGCCGAGGTGGAGGACACCTTCGCCATCACCGTGGAGACGGTGGTGGTCGGCGACCGGGAGACCGACGAACGGGTCGGGGCGCTGGTCGCGGCGGCCCGGGAGGCGCTGGTCAACGCGGCCCGGCACGCGGAGGTGCAGACCGTCTCGCTCTACGCCGAAGTGGAGCCGGAGCAGGTGAGCGCCTTCGTCCGGGACCGGGGGAAGGGCTTCGACCCGGATACGGTGGAGGATCACCGGCACGGAGTCCGGGGTTCGATCATCGGACGGATGAAGCGGCACGGTGGCCGGGCGGAGATCCGGTCCGAGCCGGGGGAGGGGACCGAGGTCCGGCTGATCCTGCCGATCAGCGGGTCCGGCTCCACGGCGGAAAGGGACAGATGA
- a CDS encoding PspC domain-containing protein has protein sequence MTEDAARPPRPGAAAQDGPPPPPPGTAPTAADATAPPPPGSVPPPTGGGPSADPPPTGYAPPPGGAGFTSRYGLVRPREGRYLAGVCAAIGRATNTDPVLWRVLLAVLGFFGGIGILVYVTAWLIIPGEGDTASPVESMLGRGRSSMSPITVIVLSIVVAVGFGYVVTNGFRAILLGAVILIGGALLLNRDQRGPATRTAAPGAPAGPPPGPVPPVAWPAPPAAAPAPGTPAAAGPVPPPATPSTPWPGTPAEAAAAPWSGAPAEATPWSGEPPVTAPPAARPEPGYPPAPVSTAGWPATTVARPAWSEPEPAAARPPAVPGTRSGEAWSGTETAWSAAPTTGRPYEEPAAVPPPAPVGAPLPPGGYRPPFAPHGPYAGSTPLAPPAPTRPAKSPKRPKERSALGAVTFSLIFLALGVVAMLDLLDAFPVGAAGYFAAVLATIGLGLLVGTWFGRARWLIALGLVTAAALGIATVAESYDRVRGIDGDVTWAPADYRDLADRYENNFGDAVLDLRAVDFDKKDTQVTVEINFGKATVVVPPNVDVTTVADVNAGDADVFGRRTGGLNGRQWENTDLGPDGRGGGTLRLVVHVNAGNLEVTR, from the coding sequence ATGACCGAGGACGCTGCCCGTCCGCCCCGCCCCGGGGCGGCAGCACAGGACGGGCCACCGCCACCCCCGCCGGGGACGGCGCCCACCGCCGCCGACGCCACGGCACCCCCGCCACCCGGATCCGTCCCGCCGCCCACCGGCGGCGGGCCGTCCGCCGACCCGCCACCCACCGGGTACGCCCCACCGCCCGGCGGCGCCGGCTTCACCTCCCGGTACGGGCTGGTCCGCCCCCGTGAGGGCCGCTACCTGGCCGGCGTCTGCGCGGCGATCGGCCGGGCCACCAACACCGACCCGGTGCTGTGGCGGGTGCTCCTGGCCGTGCTGGGCTTCTTCGGTGGCATCGGCATCCTCGTCTACGTCACCGCGTGGCTGATCATCCCGGGCGAGGGGGACACCGCCTCGCCGGTCGAGTCGATGCTCGGCCGCGGCCGGTCCAGCATGTCCCCGATCACCGTGATCGTGCTCAGCATCGTGGTCGCGGTCGGCTTCGGCTACGTCGTCACGAACGGGTTCCGGGCGATCCTGCTCGGGGCGGTGATCCTGATCGGCGGCGCGCTGCTGCTCAACCGCGACCAGCGCGGCCCGGCGACCCGGACGGCCGCACCCGGCGCGCCCGCCGGCCCGCCGCCGGGCCCGGTTCCCCCGGTGGCGTGGCCCGCGCCGCCGGCCGCCGCGCCCGCTCCCGGGACGCCGGCCGCCGCCGGACCGGTCCCGCCGCCCGCCACCCCGTCGACGCCCTGGCCGGGCACCCCGGCCGAGGCCGCCGCGGCGCCCTGGTCCGGCGCGCCGGCCGAGGCCACCCCGTGGTCCGGCGAGCCGCCGGTGACCGCCCCGCCGGCCGCCCGGCCGGAGCCGGGATACCCGCCCGCGCCGGTGTCCACGGCCGGCTGGCCGGCCACGACCGTCGCCCGGCCCGCCTGGTCCGAGCCGGAGCCCGCCGCGGCGCGACCGCCGGCCGTACCGGGCACCCGGTCCGGCGAGGCGTGGTCCGGCACCGAGACGGCCTGGTCCGCGGCCCCGACCACCGGACGTCCCTACGAGGAGCCGGCCGCCGTGCCGCCGCCCGCCCCGGTGGGCGCGCCGCTGCCGCCCGGGGGCTACCGGCCGCCGTTCGCGCCGCACGGCCCGTACGCCGGGTCGACCCCGCTCGCGCCGCCGGCGCCGACCCGCCCGGCCAAATCGCCGAAGCGGCCGAAGGAGCGTTCCGCGCTCGGCGCTGTCACCTTCTCGCTGATCTTCCTGGCGCTGGGCGTGGTGGCGATGCTCGACCTGCTCGACGCCTTCCCGGTCGGCGCGGCCGGCTACTTCGCCGCCGTGCTGGCCACCATCGGGCTCGGGCTGCTCGTGGGTACCTGGTTCGGCCGGGCCCGCTGGCTGATCGCACTCGGTCTGGTGACCGCGGCGGCGCTCGGCATCGCCACCGTCGCCGAGTCCTACGACCGGGTCCGCGGGATCGACGGGGACGTCACGTGGGCCCCGGCCGACTACCGCGACCTGGCCGACCGGTACGAGAACAACTTCGGCGACGCCGTGCTGGACCTGCGCGCGGTCGACTTCGACAAGAAGGACACCCAGGTGACCGTCGAGATCAACTTCGGCAAGGCCACGGTGGTCGTCCCGCCGAACGTCGACGTCACCACGGTGGCCGACGTGAACGCCGGTGACGCCGACGTCTTCGGCCGGCGGACCGGCGGGCTGAACGGTCGCCAGTGGGAGAACACCGACCTCGGGCCGGACGGCCGCGGCGGCGGCACGCTGCGCCTGGTGGTCCACGTCAACGCCGGAAACCTGGAGGTGACCCGGTGA
- a CDS encoding phosphatidylserine decarboxylase: MTQSPAVRVTGPTGAVRVGERAARTLVSEFARRNDAKAGLLVGATPESAVLAAAIEALLPGDRLTVVPAEGASAAALRAHVTAQGRWVADRVRVVDTLAEADAAAVVVAAEPFTGTAEEARTAVDGLTKYLAEGAVLSVAAPLFRTEGAGAELDRQGLLHGIRTDLVLRNSPPVRVHHLRSTPAPAALAASLSPAYRPSSVPLTRSMHIDSNGVAAAGITLGLAALARAARPKSKLWLLPALAAAPVAAFFRDPERDVPEDPSAVVASADGQVLSVQRLHDERFGEGEWLRIAVFLSVLDVHVNRSPVAGKVVDYFVADGGFVNAMKPDAEHNVAAYTVLDTDHGTVVVAQRTGLIARRIVQRAPVGALLARGERFGLIRFGSRTDVYLPADAAEPLVGPGDKVVGGATVIARWS, from the coding sequence ATGACCCAGTCCCCCGCCGTACGCGTCACCGGTCCCACCGGTGCGGTCCGCGTCGGCGAGCGCGCCGCCCGCACCCTCGTCAGCGAGTTCGCCCGGCGCAACGACGCGAAGGCCGGCCTGCTGGTCGGCGCGACCCCGGAGTCCGCGGTGCTGGCCGCGGCGATCGAGGCGCTGCTCCCCGGCGACCGGCTCACCGTCGTCCCGGCCGAGGGCGCCTCCGCGGCCGCGCTCCGCGCGCACGTGACGGCCCAGGGCCGCTGGGTGGCCGACCGGGTACGCGTGGTCGACACCCTCGCCGAGGCGGACGCCGCCGCGGTGGTGGTCGCGGCCGAGCCGTTCACCGGCACCGCCGAGGAGGCCCGCACCGCCGTCGACGGGCTGACGAAGTACCTGGCCGAGGGGGCCGTGCTGAGCGTGGCCGCGCCGCTGTTCCGCACCGAGGGCGCCGGGGCGGAGTTGGACCGGCAGGGCCTGCTGCACGGCATCCGCACCGACCTGGTGCTGCGCAACTCCCCGCCGGTGCGCGTACACCACCTGCGCTCCACCCCGGCGCCCGCCGCACTGGCCGCGTCGCTGTCCCCGGCGTACCGGCCGTCGAGCGTGCCGCTGACCCGGAGCATGCACATCGACTCCAACGGTGTGGCCGCCGCCGGCATCACCCTCGGGCTGGCCGCGCTGGCCCGGGCCGCCCGGCCGAAGTCCAAGCTGTGGCTGCTGCCGGCGCTGGCCGCCGCCCCGGTGGCCGCGTTCTTCCGGGACCCGGAGCGGGACGTGCCGGAGGACCCGTCGGCCGTGGTCGCCTCGGCGGACGGTCAGGTCCTGTCGGTGCAGCGGCTGCACGACGAGCGCTTCGGCGAGGGCGAGTGGCTGCGGATCGCGGTCTTCCTGTCCGTGCTGGACGTGCACGTCAACCGCTCGCCGGTGGCCGGCAAGGTGGTCGACTACTTCGTGGCCGACGGCGGCTTCGTCAACGCCATGAAGCCGGACGCCGAGCACAACGTGGCCGCGTACACGGTGCTGGACACCGACCACGGCACGGTCGTGGTGGCGCAGCGGACGGGGCTCATCGCCCGCCGGATCGTGCAGCGGGCGCCGGTGGGCGCGCTGCTGGCCCGGGGCGAGCGCTTCGGCCTGATCCGGTTCGGCTCGCGCACCGACGTCTACCTGCCGGCCGACGCCGCCGAGCCGCTGGTCGGCCCGGGCGACAAGGTGGTCGGCGGCGCGACGGTCATCGCCCGCTGGAGCTGA
- a CDS encoding CDP-alcohol phosphatidyltransferase family protein, translating to MRRSSTFARQVLLVRVGRRDSAATGTDLVTPDHRWSDRQRVRYGRYEAEIDAPRYDAEVEAVMPVSPALAPATPVDESPAMSIPLLPGERTAARRAKFALVNACTLSSLMLGMLAIFLAMQGEVRVAALCLIACVAFDGLDGALARKLNVASPFGAQMDSLADMCSFGLAAPVVVYASLAGSVPAAAAAVACALVAACAAIRLARFNVSPKDGRFFCGVPTTMAAAVLALTVAIGVPVSGLVMVSGVALLAFAMVSSFPYAKLARLVKLPPWLWLAPVVGALVDIRLTFALVVVGYLVSGPVLWLRQRRTA from the coding sequence TTGCGCCGCAGCAGCACGTTCGCCCGCCAGGTGCTGCTGGTCCGGGTGGGCCGTCGGGACAGCGCCGCCACCGGGACCGACCTGGTCACCCCCGACCACCGCTGGTCGGACCGCCAGCGTGTCCGCTACGGCCGCTACGAGGCCGAGATCGACGCCCCGCGGTACGACGCCGAGGTCGAGGCCGTGATGCCGGTCAGCCCGGCGCTCGCCCCGGCCACGCCGGTCGACGAGTCGCCCGCGATGTCGATCCCGCTCCTGCCGGGCGAGCGCACCGCCGCCCGCCGGGCGAAGTTCGCGCTGGTCAACGCCTGCACCCTGAGCAGCCTGATGCTCGGCATGCTGGCGATCTTCCTGGCCATGCAGGGCGAGGTCCGGGTCGCGGCGCTCTGCCTGATCGCGTGCGTCGCGTTCGACGGCCTGGACGGGGCGCTGGCCCGCAAGCTCAACGTGGCCAGCCCGTTCGGCGCGCAGATGGACTCGCTGGCCGACATGTGCTCGTTCGGCCTCGCCGCGCCGGTCGTGGTCTACGCCTCGCTGGCCGGCTCCGTGCCGGCCGCGGCCGCCGCGGTCGCCTGCGCCCTGGTCGCGGCCTGCGCCGCCATCCGGCTCGCCCGGTTCAACGTCTCGCCGAAGGACGGCCGGTTCTTCTGCGGCGTACCGACCACCATGGCGGCGGCCGTGCTGGCCCTCACCGTGGCGATCGGGGTGCCGGTCTCCGGCCTGGTCATGGTCTCCGGCGTGGCGCTGCTCGCCTTCGCCATGGTCTCCAGCTTCCCGTACGCGAAGCTCGCCCGGCTGGTGAAGCTGCCGCCGTGGCTCTGGCTGGCCCCGGTGGTCGGCGCGCTGGTCGACATCCGGCTCACCTTCGCCCTCGTGGTGGTGGGCTACCTGGTCAGCGGCCCCGTGCTCTGGCTGCGCCAGCGCCGCACCGCCTGA
- a CDS encoding NUDIX hydrolase, producing MEERRRIAAYGVLADAGGRVLLARGSEACPCPGVWQLPGGGIEHAEHPARAVERAFAEETGLTVAAAAIRAAIADVAAFPGDGVVMHTDRLIFAVEARGGELRPEPAGGSDELDWFTPAEAAAVPLMPFTAELLGLPVSPLPADLPRALPPAPAAPDADRRQRFAAYGLVTDPAGRVLLTMIADGYPGAGKWHLPGGGTDHGEQPAAGLLRELVEEAGQLGRVVGLLAVDNLHNPAALGPEGRPLDWHGVRVIYRVRVDAPTEAVVTELAGGSTARAAWFTPDQVRGLRMTEVAARATGHRGR from the coding sequence GTGGAGGAACGGCGGCGGATCGCGGCCTACGGGGTGCTGGCGGACGCGGGTGGGCGGGTTCTGCTGGCGCGCGGGTCGGAGGCTTGTCCCTGTCCGGGGGTGTGGCAGCTGCCGGGGGGTGGCATCGAGCACGCCGAGCATCCGGCGCGGGCCGTCGAGCGGGCGTTCGCCGAGGAGACCGGGCTGACCGTCGCGGCGGCCGCCATCCGGGCCGCGATCGCCGACGTGGCGGCCTTCCCGGGCGACGGCGTCGTGATGCACACCGACCGGCTGATCTTCGCCGTCGAGGCGCGCGGTGGCGAGCTGCGGCCGGAGCCGGCCGGGGGCAGTGACGAGCTGGACTGGTTCACCCCGGCCGAGGCCGCGGCCGTGCCGCTGATGCCGTTCACCGCCGAGCTGCTCGGGCTGCCGGTGTCGCCCCTGCCGGCGGACCTGCCCCGGGCGCTCCCGCCCGCGCCGGCCGCCCCGGACGCCGACCGGCGGCAGCGCTTCGCCGCGTACGGGCTGGTCACCGACCCGGCCGGGCGGGTGCTGCTCACCATGATCGCGGACGGTTACCCGGGTGCCGGGAAGTGGCACCTGCCCGGCGGCGGGACCGACCACGGCGAGCAGCCGGCCGCCGGCCTGCTCCGCGAGCTGGTCGAGGAGGCGGGCCAGCTCGGCCGGGTGGTCGGCCTGCTGGCCGTGGACAACCTGCACAACCCGGCCGCGCTCGGCCCGGAGGGGCGACCGCTGGACTGGCACGGCGTCCGGGTGATCTATCGCGTCCGGGTGGACGCCCCGACCGAGGCGGTGGTGACCGAGCTCGCGGGCGGCTCCACGGCGCGGGCCGCGTGGTTCACGCCGGACCAGGTCAGGGGCCTGCGGATGACCGAGGTGGCGGCCCGGGCAACCGGACATCGGGGTAGGTGA
- a CDS encoding NUDIX domain-containing protein, producing the protein MTTLLEPLRRIAAYAVCADSDGRVLLVRASERSGTPGTWSLPGGAVDHGEDPKHTVVRETAAETGLSVSVAALQDVLADMRALPERGITIHTDRLLYTVSVRGGTLADRVDRPTDLARWFTLDEARELPLRSFAARALGLPTSTDDIVPEEVPEFPSFYAVPGPDGLHRAQRFAAYAVVTDPEERVLLTRVSDGYPGAGCWHLPGGGTDYGEQPGAALIRELVEETGQTGRLVELLGVASHRDAASLGPEGYPIDWHGVRAFYRVVVDQPAPPTVADVGGSTCEARWFRREELGALPTDRLTEVTAEAVHAAHLI; encoded by the coding sequence GTGACCACCTTGCTGGAGCCGCTCCGCAGGATCGCGGCATACGCAGTTTGTGCTGATTCAGACGGCCGAGTGTTGCTGGTCCGCGCATCGGAGCGCTCCGGCACCCCCGGCACGTGGTCGCTGCCGGGCGGGGCGGTCGACCACGGTGAGGACCCCAAGCACACCGTCGTCCGGGAGACCGCCGCCGAGACCGGGCTCTCGGTCTCCGTCGCCGCCCTCCAGGACGTCCTGGCCGACATGCGGGCGCTGCCCGAGCGCGGCATCACGATCCACACCGACCGGCTGCTCTACACGGTCTCGGTGCGGGGCGGGACGCTCGCCGACCGGGTCGACCGGCCCACCGACCTGGCCCGCTGGTTCACCCTCGACGAGGCCCGGGAGCTGCCGCTGCGCTCGTTCGCCGCGCGCGCCCTGGGCCTGCCCACCTCCACCGACGACATCGTGCCGGAGGAGGTCCCCGAGTTCCCCTCGTTCTACGCCGTCCCCGGCCCCGACGGGCTGCACCGGGCGCAGCGGTTCGCCGCGTACGCCGTGGTGACCGACCCGGAGGAGCGGGTCCTGCTCACCCGGGTCTCCGACGGCTACCCGGGCGCGGGCTGCTGGCACCTGCCCGGCGGCGGCACGGACTACGGCGAGCAGCCGGGCGCCGCGCTCATCCGGGAGCTGGTCGAGGAGACCGGGCAGACCGGCCGTCTCGTCGAGCTGCTCGGGGTGGCCAGCCACCGCGACGCCGCCTCGCTCGGCCCCGAGGGCTACCCGATCGACTGGCACGGCGTACGCGCCTTCTACCGGGTGGTCGTCGACCAGCCCGCCCCGCCCACGGTGGCCGACGTCGGCGGCTCCACCTGCGAGGCCCGCTGGTTCCGCCGCGAGGAACTGGGCGCCCTCCCCACGGACCGCCTAACCGAGGTAACGGCCGAAGCCGTCCACGCCGCCCACCTGATCTAA
- a CDS encoding PspC domain-containing protein, whose translation MTSTNPSQAPYKQLRRPVTDRMVAGVASGLGRYFAVDPTLVRVAFAVATLLTGGIAALAYPIMWFLMPEEPAGAPAWPHAPGTAPGWPPVPPAPPATPEPAPRPAPQPPMPPMPPAA comes from the coding sequence ATGACCTCGACGAACCCCTCCCAGGCCCCGTACAAGCAGCTCCGCCGGCCGGTCACCGACCGCATGGTCGCCGGTGTCGCCAGCGGCCTCGGCCGCTACTTCGCCGTCGACCCCACCCTCGTGCGGGTGGCCTTCGCGGTGGCCACGCTGCTCACCGGCGGGATCGCCGCGCTGGCGTACCCGATCATGTGGTTCCTGATGCCCGAGGAGCCGGCGGGTGCGCCCGCCTGGCCGCACGCGCCGGGCACCGCGCCCGGCTGGCCGCCGGTGCCGCCGGCGCCCCCGGCCACGCCGGAGCCGGCGCCCCGGCCGGCGCCTCAGCCGCCGATGCCCCCGATGCCCCCGGCGGCCTGA